Proteins found in one Hippopotamus amphibius kiboko isolate mHipAmp2 chromosome 12, mHipAmp2.hap2, whole genome shotgun sequence genomic segment:
- the ARHGEF25 gene encoding rho guanine nucleotide exchange factor 25 isoform X4, which produces MRGGQKGGRCACPHVIRKVLAKCGCCFARGGRESYSIAGSEGSISASAASGLAAPSGPSSGLSSGPCSPGPPGPVSGLRRWLDHSKHCLSVETEAEGGRAGQNENWMLEPPLTTGEELPELSLLSTLLGGPGDKTEPPEEEALSQASESEEEQKKKALERSMYVLRELLETEKMYVDDLGQIVEGYMATMAAQGVPENLRGRDRIVFGNIQQIYEWHRDHFLQELQRCLKDPDWLAQLFIKHERRLHMYVVYCQNKPKSEHVVSEFGDSYFEELRQQLGHRLQLSDLLIKPVQRIMKYQLLLKDFLKYYSRAGMDTEELEQAVEVMCFVPKRCNDMMTLGRLRGFEGKLTAQGKLLGQDTFWVTEPEAGGLLSSRGRERRVFLFEQIVIFSEALGGGVRGGAQPGYVYKSSIKVSCLGLEGNLQGDPCRFALTSRGPEGGIQRYVLQTADPAVSQAWIKQVAQILESQRDFLNALQSPIEYQRRESQTNSLGRPGGPGVGSPGRIRPGDRAQAPSDIPQALHDSLPVPPIPDTPPCRATLAKLDEDEL; this is translated from the exons ATGCGGGGGGGGCAAAAGGGGGGTCGCTGTGCCTGTCCCCATGTGATCCGAAAAGTGCTGGCAAAATGCGGCTGCTGCTTCGCCCGGGGGGGACGTG AATCCTATTCCATTGCTGGCAGCGAGGGGAGTATCTCGGCTTCAGCTGCCTCGGGTCTGGCTGCTCCCTCTGGCCCCAGCTCCGGCCTCAGCTCCGGCCCCTGTTCCCCGGGCCCCCCAGGGCCAGTCAGTGGCCTGAGAAGATGGTTGGATCATTCCAAACATTGTCTcagtgtggaaactgaggcagaaggtgGCCGGGCTGGACAGAATGAG AACTGGATGCTGGAACCACCTTTAACCACAGGAGAGGAGCTGCCCGAACTGAGCCTGCTGAGCACATTGTTGGGGGGCCCTGGGGATAAGACAGAG CCACCTGAAGAGGAGGCTTTGTCCCAAGCCTCTGAGAGTGAAGAGGAGCAGAAGAAGAAGGCTCTGGAAAGGAGTAT GTACGTGCTGCGTGAACTGCTAGAGACAGAGAAGATGTACGTGGACGACCTGGGGCAGATTGTGGAG GGCTACAtggccaccatggctgcccagggGGTGCCCGAGAATCTTCGAGGTCGGGACAGGATCGTGTTTGGGAACATCCAGCAAATCTACGAGTGGCATCGAGA CCATTTCCTGCAAGAGTTACAGCGGTGTTTAAAGGATCCTGATTGGCTGGCTCAGCTATTCATCAAACAT GAGCGCCGCCTGCATATGTACGTGGTGTACTGTCAGAATAAGCCCAAGTCCGAGCATGTGGTGTCAGAATTTGGGGACAGCTATTTTGAG GAGCTCCGGCAGCAGCTGGGGCACCGCCTGCAGCTCAGTGACCTCCTCATCAAACCAGTGCAGAGGATCATGAAATACCAGCTGCTGCTCAAG GATTTTCTCAAGTATTATAGTAGAGCTGGGATGGATACTGAAGAGCTGGAG CAAGCTGTGGAGGTCATGTGCTTCGTGCCCAAGCGCTGCAATGACATGATGACCCTGGGGAGACTGCGGGGGTTTGAG GGCAAGTTGACTGCTCAGGGGAAGCTCTTGGGCCAGGACACATTCTGGGTCACAGAGCCGGAGGCTGGGGGCCTGCTCTCTTCCCGGGGTCGAGAGAGGCGTGTCTTCCTCTTTGAGCAGATTGTCATCTTCAGTGAGGCCCTGGGAGGAGGAGTGAGAGGTGGAGCGCAGCCTGGATATGTGTACAAGAGCAGCatcaag GTGAGCTGCCTGGGACTGGAGGGCAACCTCCAAGGTGACCCTTGCCGCTTTGCACTGACCTCCAGAGGGCCAGAGGGTGGGATCCAGCGCTATGTCCTGCAGACTGCAGACCCTGCGGTCAGTCAGGCCTGGATCAAGCAAGTGGCTCAGATCCTGGAAAGCCAGCGGGACTTCCTCAACG CACTGCAGTCACCCATTGAGTATCAGAGACGGGAGAGCCAGACCAACAGCCTGGGGCGGCCAGGAGGTCCTGGGGTGGGGAGCCCTGGGAGAATTCGGCCTGGAGACCGGGCCCAG GCCCCCAGTGACATCCCCCAGGCTCTTCATGACTCCCTTCCAGTTCCGCCAATTCCAGACACCCCTCCCTGCCGAGCCACACTTGCCAAGCTGGATGAAGATGAGCTGTAA
- the ARHGEF25 gene encoding rho guanine nucleotide exchange factor 25 isoform X5 encodes MKPPDRPAPGRTDRILGVMGGMLRACALPGQEGPPEEEALSQASESEEEQKKKALERSMYVLRELLETEKMYVDDLGQIVEGYMATMAAQGVPENLRGRDRIVFGNIQQIYEWHRDHFLQELQRCLKDPDWLAQLFIKHERRLHMYVVYCQNKPKSEHVVSEFGDSYFEELRQQLGHRLQLSDLLIKPVQRIMKYQLLLKDFLKYYSRAGMDTEELEQAVEVMCFVPKRCNDMMTLGRLRGFEGKLTAQGKLLGQDTFWVTEPEAGGLLSSRGRERRVFLFEQIVIFSEALGGGVRGGAQPGYVYKSSIKVSCLGLEGNLQGDPCRFALTSRGPEGGIQRYVLQTADPAVSQAWIKQVAQILESQRDFLNALQSPIEYQRRESQTNSLGRPGGPGVGSPGRIRPGDRAQVSTHTPINGSLPSLLLLPKGEAARAPLSLDTQAPSDIPQALHDSLPVPPIPDTPPCRATLAKLDEDEL; translated from the exons ATGAAGCCCCCGGACCGCCCCGCCCCTGGCCGCACTGACCGGATACTGGGGGTCATGGGGGGCATGCTGCGCGCATGCGCCCTACCCGGGCAGGAGGGG CCACCTGAAGAGGAGGCTTTGTCCCAAGCCTCTGAGAGTGAAGAGGAGCAGAAGAAGAAGGCTCTGGAAAGGAGTAT GTACGTGCTGCGTGAACTGCTAGAGACAGAGAAGATGTACGTGGACGACCTGGGGCAGATTGTGGAG GGCTACAtggccaccatggctgcccagggGGTGCCCGAGAATCTTCGAGGTCGGGACAGGATCGTGTTTGGGAACATCCAGCAAATCTACGAGTGGCATCGAGA CCATTTCCTGCAAGAGTTACAGCGGTGTTTAAAGGATCCTGATTGGCTGGCTCAGCTATTCATCAAACAT GAGCGCCGCCTGCATATGTACGTGGTGTACTGTCAGAATAAGCCCAAGTCCGAGCATGTGGTGTCAGAATTTGGGGACAGCTATTTTGAG GAGCTCCGGCAGCAGCTGGGGCACCGCCTGCAGCTCAGTGACCTCCTCATCAAACCAGTGCAGAGGATCATGAAATACCAGCTGCTGCTCAAG GATTTTCTCAAGTATTATAGTAGAGCTGGGATGGATACTGAAGAGCTGGAG CAAGCTGTGGAGGTCATGTGCTTCGTGCCCAAGCGCTGCAATGACATGATGACCCTGGGGAGACTGCGGGGGTTTGAG GGCAAGTTGACTGCTCAGGGGAAGCTCTTGGGCCAGGACACATTCTGGGTCACAGAGCCGGAGGCTGGGGGCCTGCTCTCTTCCCGGGGTCGAGAGAGGCGTGTCTTCCTCTTTGAGCAGATTGTCATCTTCAGTGAGGCCCTGGGAGGAGGAGTGAGAGGTGGAGCGCAGCCTGGATATGTGTACAAGAGCAGCatcaag GTGAGCTGCCTGGGACTGGAGGGCAACCTCCAAGGTGACCCTTGCCGCTTTGCACTGACCTCCAGAGGGCCAGAGGGTGGGATCCAGCGCTATGTCCTGCAGACTGCAGACCCTGCGGTCAGTCAGGCCTGGATCAAGCAAGTGGCTCAGATCCTGGAAAGCCAGCGGGACTTCCTCAACG CACTGCAGTCACCCATTGAGTATCAGAGACGGGAGAGCCAGACCAACAGCCTGGGGCGGCCAGGAGGTCCTGGGGTGGGGAGCCCTGGGAGAATTCGGCCTGGAGACCGGGCCCAGgtcagcacacacacacccatcaatggctctctcccctccctgctgctgTTGCCCAAAGGGGAGGCGGCCAGAGCCCCCCTGTCCCTGGACACACAG GCCCCCAGTGACATCCCCCAGGCTCTTCATGACTCCCTTCCAGTTCCGCCAATTCCAGACACCCCTCCCTGCCGAGCCACACTTGCCAAGCTGGATGAAGATGAGCTGTAA
- the ARHGEF25 gene encoding rho guanine nucleotide exchange factor 25 isoform X1, with protein sequence MRGGQKGGRCACPHVIRKVLAKCGCCFARGGRESYSIAGSEGSISASAASGLAAPSGPSSGLSSGPCSPGPPGPVSGLRRWLDHSKHCLSVETEAEGGRAGQNENWMLEPPLTTGEELPELSLLSTLLGGPGDKTEPPEEEALSQASESEEEQKKKALERSMYVLRELLETEKMYVDDLGQIVEGYMATMAAQGVPENLRGRDRIVFGNIQQIYEWHRDHFLQELQRCLKDPDWLAQLFIKHERRLHMYVVYCQNKPKSEHVVSEFGDSYFEELRQQLGHRLQLSDLLIKPVQRIMKYQLLLKDFLKYYSRAGMDTEELEQAVEVMCFVPKRCNDMMTLGRLRGFEGKLTAQGKLLGQDTFWVTEPEAGGLLSSRGRERRVFLFEQIVIFSEALGGGVRGGAQPGYVYKSSIKVSCLGLEGNLQGDPCRFALTSRGPEGGIQRYVLQTADPAVSQAWIKQVAQILESQRDFLNALQSPIEYQRRESQTNSLGRPGGPGVGSPGRIRPGDRAQVSTHTPINGSLPSLLLLPKGEAARAPLSLDTQAPSDIPQALHDSLPVPPIPDTPPCRATLAKLDEDEL encoded by the exons ATGCGGGGGGGGCAAAAGGGGGGTCGCTGTGCCTGTCCCCATGTGATCCGAAAAGTGCTGGCAAAATGCGGCTGCTGCTTCGCCCGGGGGGGACGTG AATCCTATTCCATTGCTGGCAGCGAGGGGAGTATCTCGGCTTCAGCTGCCTCGGGTCTGGCTGCTCCCTCTGGCCCCAGCTCCGGCCTCAGCTCCGGCCCCTGTTCCCCGGGCCCCCCAGGGCCAGTCAGTGGCCTGAGAAGATGGTTGGATCATTCCAAACATTGTCTcagtgtggaaactgaggcagaaggtgGCCGGGCTGGACAGAATGAG AACTGGATGCTGGAACCACCTTTAACCACAGGAGAGGAGCTGCCCGAACTGAGCCTGCTGAGCACATTGTTGGGGGGCCCTGGGGATAAGACAGAG CCACCTGAAGAGGAGGCTTTGTCCCAAGCCTCTGAGAGTGAAGAGGAGCAGAAGAAGAAGGCTCTGGAAAGGAGTAT GTACGTGCTGCGTGAACTGCTAGAGACAGAGAAGATGTACGTGGACGACCTGGGGCAGATTGTGGAG GGCTACAtggccaccatggctgcccagggGGTGCCCGAGAATCTTCGAGGTCGGGACAGGATCGTGTTTGGGAACATCCAGCAAATCTACGAGTGGCATCGAGA CCATTTCCTGCAAGAGTTACAGCGGTGTTTAAAGGATCCTGATTGGCTGGCTCAGCTATTCATCAAACAT GAGCGCCGCCTGCATATGTACGTGGTGTACTGTCAGAATAAGCCCAAGTCCGAGCATGTGGTGTCAGAATTTGGGGACAGCTATTTTGAG GAGCTCCGGCAGCAGCTGGGGCACCGCCTGCAGCTCAGTGACCTCCTCATCAAACCAGTGCAGAGGATCATGAAATACCAGCTGCTGCTCAAG GATTTTCTCAAGTATTATAGTAGAGCTGGGATGGATACTGAAGAGCTGGAG CAAGCTGTGGAGGTCATGTGCTTCGTGCCCAAGCGCTGCAATGACATGATGACCCTGGGGAGACTGCGGGGGTTTGAG GGCAAGTTGACTGCTCAGGGGAAGCTCTTGGGCCAGGACACATTCTGGGTCACAGAGCCGGAGGCTGGGGGCCTGCTCTCTTCCCGGGGTCGAGAGAGGCGTGTCTTCCTCTTTGAGCAGATTGTCATCTTCAGTGAGGCCCTGGGAGGAGGAGTGAGAGGTGGAGCGCAGCCTGGATATGTGTACAAGAGCAGCatcaag GTGAGCTGCCTGGGACTGGAGGGCAACCTCCAAGGTGACCCTTGCCGCTTTGCACTGACCTCCAGAGGGCCAGAGGGTGGGATCCAGCGCTATGTCCTGCAGACTGCAGACCCTGCGGTCAGTCAGGCCTGGATCAAGCAAGTGGCTCAGATCCTGGAAAGCCAGCGGGACTTCCTCAACG CACTGCAGTCACCCATTGAGTATCAGAGACGGGAGAGCCAGACCAACAGCCTGGGGCGGCCAGGAGGTCCTGGGGTGGGGAGCCCTGGGAGAATTCGGCCTGGAGACCGGGCCCAGgtcagcacacacacacccatcaatggctctctcccctccctgctgctgTTGCCCAAAGGGGAGGCGGCCAGAGCCCCCCTGTCCCTGGACACACAG GCCCCCAGTGACATCCCCCAGGCTCTTCATGACTCCCTTCCAGTTCCGCCAATTCCAGACACCCCTCCCTGCCGAGCCACACTTGCCAAGCTGGATGAAGATGAGCTGTAA
- the ARHGEF25 gene encoding rho guanine nucleotide exchange factor 25 isoform X7, which translates to MKPPDRPAPGRTDRILGVMGGMLRACALPGQEGPPKRSPLGPGGTEPESLCMEGNQSGEREGEVPAWAPLPESYSIAGSEGSISASAASGLAAPSGPSSGLSSGPCSPGPPGPVSGLRRWLDHSKHCLSVETEAEGGRAGQNENWMLEPPLTTGEELPELSLLSTLLGGPGDKTEPPEEEALSQASESEEEQKKKALERSMYVLRELLETEKMYVDDLGQIVEGYMATMAAQGVPENLRGRDRIVFGNIQQIYEWHRDHFLQELQRCLKDPDWLAQLFIKHERRLHMYVVYCQNKPKSEHVVSEFGDSYFEELRQQLGHRLQLSDLLIKPVQRIMKYQLLLKDFLKYYSRAGMDTEELEQAVEVMCFVPKRCNDMMTLGRLRGFEGKLTAQGKLLGQDTFWVTEPEAGGLLSSRGRERRVFLFEQIVIFSEALGGGVRGGAQPGYVYKSSIKVSCLGLEGNLQGDPCRFALTSRGPEGGIQRYVLQTADPAVSQAWIKQVAQILESQRDFLNALQSPIEYQRRESQTNSLGRPGGPGVGSPGRIRPGDRAQVSTHTPINGSLPSLLLLPKGEAARAPLSLDTQAPSDIPQALHDSLPVPPIPDTPPCRATLAKLDEDEL; encoded by the exons ATGAAGCCCCCGGACCGCCCCGCCCCTGGCCGCACTGACCGGATACTGGGGGTCATGGGGGGCATGCTGCGCGCATGCGCCCTACCCGGGCAGGAGGGG CCCCCGAAGAGAAGCCCGCTGGGGCCGGGGGGGACCGAGCCAGAATCTCTCTGTATGGAGGGCAATCAGAGCGGGGAGCGCGAAGGTGAGGTCCCCGCCTGGGCTCCGCTGCCCG AATCCTATTCCATTGCTGGCAGCGAGGGGAGTATCTCGGCTTCAGCTGCCTCGGGTCTGGCTGCTCCCTCTGGCCCCAGCTCCGGCCTCAGCTCCGGCCCCTGTTCCCCGGGCCCCCCAGGGCCAGTCAGTGGCCTGAGAAGATGGTTGGATCATTCCAAACATTGTCTcagtgtggaaactgaggcagaaggtgGCCGGGCTGGACAGAATGAG AACTGGATGCTGGAACCACCTTTAACCACAGGAGAGGAGCTGCCCGAACTGAGCCTGCTGAGCACATTGTTGGGGGGCCCTGGGGATAAGACAGAG CCACCTGAAGAGGAGGCTTTGTCCCAAGCCTCTGAGAGTGAAGAGGAGCAGAAGAAGAAGGCTCTGGAAAGGAGTAT GTACGTGCTGCGTGAACTGCTAGAGACAGAGAAGATGTACGTGGACGACCTGGGGCAGATTGTGGAG GGCTACAtggccaccatggctgcccagggGGTGCCCGAGAATCTTCGAGGTCGGGACAGGATCGTGTTTGGGAACATCCAGCAAATCTACGAGTGGCATCGAGA CCATTTCCTGCAAGAGTTACAGCGGTGTTTAAAGGATCCTGATTGGCTGGCTCAGCTATTCATCAAACAT GAGCGCCGCCTGCATATGTACGTGGTGTACTGTCAGAATAAGCCCAAGTCCGAGCATGTGGTGTCAGAATTTGGGGACAGCTATTTTGAG GAGCTCCGGCAGCAGCTGGGGCACCGCCTGCAGCTCAGTGACCTCCTCATCAAACCAGTGCAGAGGATCATGAAATACCAGCTGCTGCTCAAG GATTTTCTCAAGTATTATAGTAGAGCTGGGATGGATACTGAAGAGCTGGAG CAAGCTGTGGAGGTCATGTGCTTCGTGCCCAAGCGCTGCAATGACATGATGACCCTGGGGAGACTGCGGGGGTTTGAG GGCAAGTTGACTGCTCAGGGGAAGCTCTTGGGCCAGGACACATTCTGGGTCACAGAGCCGGAGGCTGGGGGCCTGCTCTCTTCCCGGGGTCGAGAGAGGCGTGTCTTCCTCTTTGAGCAGATTGTCATCTTCAGTGAGGCCCTGGGAGGAGGAGTGAGAGGTGGAGCGCAGCCTGGATATGTGTACAAGAGCAGCatcaag GTGAGCTGCCTGGGACTGGAGGGCAACCTCCAAGGTGACCCTTGCCGCTTTGCACTGACCTCCAGAGGGCCAGAGGGTGGGATCCAGCGCTATGTCCTGCAGACTGCAGACCCTGCGGTCAGTCAGGCCTGGATCAAGCAAGTGGCTCAGATCCTGGAAAGCCAGCGGGACTTCCTCAACG CACTGCAGTCACCCATTGAGTATCAGAGACGGGAGAGCCAGACCAACAGCCTGGGGCGGCCAGGAGGTCCTGGGGTGGGGAGCCCTGGGAGAATTCGGCCTGGAGACCGGGCCCAGgtcagcacacacacacccatcaatggctctctcccctccctgctgctgTTGCCCAAAGGGGAGGCGGCCAGAGCCCCCCTGTCCCTGGACACACAG GCCCCCAGTGACATCCCCCAGGCTCTTCATGACTCCCTTCCAGTTCCGCCAATTCCAGACACCCCTCCCTGCCGAGCCACACTTGCCAAGCTGGATGAAGATGAGCTGTAA
- the ARHGEF25 gene encoding rho guanine nucleotide exchange factor 25 isoform X3 — MRGGQKGGRCACPHVIRKVLAKCGCCFARGGRESYSIAGSEGSISASAASGLAAPSGPSSGLSSGPCSPGPPGPVSGLRRWLDHSKHCLSVETEAEGGRAGQNEPPEEEALSQASESEEEQKKKALERSMYVLRELLETEKMYVDDLGQIVEGYMATMAAQGVPENLRGRDRIVFGNIQQIYEWHRDHFLQELQRCLKDPDWLAQLFIKHERRLHMYVVYCQNKPKSEHVVSEFGDSYFEELRQQLGHRLQLSDLLIKPVQRIMKYQLLLKDFLKYYSRAGMDTEELEQAVEVMCFVPKRCNDMMTLGRLRGFEGKLTAQGKLLGQDTFWVTEPEAGGLLSSRGRERRVFLFEQIVIFSEALGGGVRGGAQPGYVYKSSIKVSCLGLEGNLQGDPCRFALTSRGPEGGIQRYVLQTADPAVSQAWIKQVAQILESQRDFLNALQSPIEYQRRESQTNSLGRPGGPGVGSPGRIRPGDRAQVSTHTPINGSLPSLLLLPKGEAARAPLSLDTQAPSDIPQALHDSLPVPPIPDTPPCRATLAKLDEDEL, encoded by the exons ATGCGGGGGGGGCAAAAGGGGGGTCGCTGTGCCTGTCCCCATGTGATCCGAAAAGTGCTGGCAAAATGCGGCTGCTGCTTCGCCCGGGGGGGACGTG AATCCTATTCCATTGCTGGCAGCGAGGGGAGTATCTCGGCTTCAGCTGCCTCGGGTCTGGCTGCTCCCTCTGGCCCCAGCTCCGGCCTCAGCTCCGGCCCCTGTTCCCCGGGCCCCCCAGGGCCAGTCAGTGGCCTGAGAAGATGGTTGGATCATTCCAAACATTGTCTcagtgtggaaactgaggcagaaggtgGCCGGGCTGGACAGAATGAG CCACCTGAAGAGGAGGCTTTGTCCCAAGCCTCTGAGAGTGAAGAGGAGCAGAAGAAGAAGGCTCTGGAAAGGAGTAT GTACGTGCTGCGTGAACTGCTAGAGACAGAGAAGATGTACGTGGACGACCTGGGGCAGATTGTGGAG GGCTACAtggccaccatggctgcccagggGGTGCCCGAGAATCTTCGAGGTCGGGACAGGATCGTGTTTGGGAACATCCAGCAAATCTACGAGTGGCATCGAGA CCATTTCCTGCAAGAGTTACAGCGGTGTTTAAAGGATCCTGATTGGCTGGCTCAGCTATTCATCAAACAT GAGCGCCGCCTGCATATGTACGTGGTGTACTGTCAGAATAAGCCCAAGTCCGAGCATGTGGTGTCAGAATTTGGGGACAGCTATTTTGAG GAGCTCCGGCAGCAGCTGGGGCACCGCCTGCAGCTCAGTGACCTCCTCATCAAACCAGTGCAGAGGATCATGAAATACCAGCTGCTGCTCAAG GATTTTCTCAAGTATTATAGTAGAGCTGGGATGGATACTGAAGAGCTGGAG CAAGCTGTGGAGGTCATGTGCTTCGTGCCCAAGCGCTGCAATGACATGATGACCCTGGGGAGACTGCGGGGGTTTGAG GGCAAGTTGACTGCTCAGGGGAAGCTCTTGGGCCAGGACACATTCTGGGTCACAGAGCCGGAGGCTGGGGGCCTGCTCTCTTCCCGGGGTCGAGAGAGGCGTGTCTTCCTCTTTGAGCAGATTGTCATCTTCAGTGAGGCCCTGGGAGGAGGAGTGAGAGGTGGAGCGCAGCCTGGATATGTGTACAAGAGCAGCatcaag GTGAGCTGCCTGGGACTGGAGGGCAACCTCCAAGGTGACCCTTGCCGCTTTGCACTGACCTCCAGAGGGCCAGAGGGTGGGATCCAGCGCTATGTCCTGCAGACTGCAGACCCTGCGGTCAGTCAGGCCTGGATCAAGCAAGTGGCTCAGATCCTGGAAAGCCAGCGGGACTTCCTCAACG CACTGCAGTCACCCATTGAGTATCAGAGACGGGAGAGCCAGACCAACAGCCTGGGGCGGCCAGGAGGTCCTGGGGTGGGGAGCCCTGGGAGAATTCGGCCTGGAGACCGGGCCCAGgtcagcacacacacacccatcaatggctctctcccctccctgctgctgTTGCCCAAAGGGGAGGCGGCCAGAGCCCCCCTGTCCCTGGACACACAG GCCCCCAGTGACATCCCCCAGGCTCTTCATGACTCCCTTCCAGTTCCGCCAATTCCAGACACCCCTCCCTGCCGAGCCACACTTGCCAAGCTGGATGAAGATGAGCTGTAA
- the ARHGEF25 gene encoding rho guanine nucleotide exchange factor 25 isoform X2 encodes MRGGQKGGRCACPHVIRKVLAKCGCCFARGGRESYSIAGSEGSISASAASGLAAPSGPSSGLSSGPCSPGPPGPVSGLRRWLDHSKHCLSVETEAEGGRAGQNENWMLEPPLTTGEELPELSLLSTLLGGPGDKTEPPEEEALSQASESEEEQKKKALERSMYVLRELLETEKMYVDDLGQIVEGYMATMAAQGVPENLRGRDRIVFGNIQQIYEWHRDHFLQELQRCLKDPDWLAQLFIKHERRLHMYVVYCQNKPKSEHVVSEFGDSYFEELRQQLGHRLQLSDLLIKPVQRIMKYQLLLKDFLKYYSRAGMDTEELEGKLTAQGKLLGQDTFWVTEPEAGGLLSSRGRERRVFLFEQIVIFSEALGGGVRGGAQPGYVYKSSIKVSCLGLEGNLQGDPCRFALTSRGPEGGIQRYVLQTADPAVSQAWIKQVAQILESQRDFLNALQSPIEYQRRESQTNSLGRPGGPGVGSPGRIRPGDRAQVSTHTPINGSLPSLLLLPKGEAARAPLSLDTQAPSDIPQALHDSLPVPPIPDTPPCRATLAKLDEDEL; translated from the exons ATGCGGGGGGGGCAAAAGGGGGGTCGCTGTGCCTGTCCCCATGTGATCCGAAAAGTGCTGGCAAAATGCGGCTGCTGCTTCGCCCGGGGGGGACGTG AATCCTATTCCATTGCTGGCAGCGAGGGGAGTATCTCGGCTTCAGCTGCCTCGGGTCTGGCTGCTCCCTCTGGCCCCAGCTCCGGCCTCAGCTCCGGCCCCTGTTCCCCGGGCCCCCCAGGGCCAGTCAGTGGCCTGAGAAGATGGTTGGATCATTCCAAACATTGTCTcagtgtggaaactgaggcagaaggtgGCCGGGCTGGACAGAATGAG AACTGGATGCTGGAACCACCTTTAACCACAGGAGAGGAGCTGCCCGAACTGAGCCTGCTGAGCACATTGTTGGGGGGCCCTGGGGATAAGACAGAG CCACCTGAAGAGGAGGCTTTGTCCCAAGCCTCTGAGAGTGAAGAGGAGCAGAAGAAGAAGGCTCTGGAAAGGAGTAT GTACGTGCTGCGTGAACTGCTAGAGACAGAGAAGATGTACGTGGACGACCTGGGGCAGATTGTGGAG GGCTACAtggccaccatggctgcccagggGGTGCCCGAGAATCTTCGAGGTCGGGACAGGATCGTGTTTGGGAACATCCAGCAAATCTACGAGTGGCATCGAGA CCATTTCCTGCAAGAGTTACAGCGGTGTTTAAAGGATCCTGATTGGCTGGCTCAGCTATTCATCAAACAT GAGCGCCGCCTGCATATGTACGTGGTGTACTGTCAGAATAAGCCCAAGTCCGAGCATGTGGTGTCAGAATTTGGGGACAGCTATTTTGAG GAGCTCCGGCAGCAGCTGGGGCACCGCCTGCAGCTCAGTGACCTCCTCATCAAACCAGTGCAGAGGATCATGAAATACCAGCTGCTGCTCAAG GATTTTCTCAAGTATTATAGTAGAGCTGGGATGGATACTGAAGAGCTGGAG GGCAAGTTGACTGCTCAGGGGAAGCTCTTGGGCCAGGACACATTCTGGGTCACAGAGCCGGAGGCTGGGGGCCTGCTCTCTTCCCGGGGTCGAGAGAGGCGTGTCTTCCTCTTTGAGCAGATTGTCATCTTCAGTGAGGCCCTGGGAGGAGGAGTGAGAGGTGGAGCGCAGCCTGGATATGTGTACAAGAGCAGCatcaag GTGAGCTGCCTGGGACTGGAGGGCAACCTCCAAGGTGACCCTTGCCGCTTTGCACTGACCTCCAGAGGGCCAGAGGGTGGGATCCAGCGCTATGTCCTGCAGACTGCAGACCCTGCGGTCAGTCAGGCCTGGATCAAGCAAGTGGCTCAGATCCTGGAAAGCCAGCGGGACTTCCTCAACG CACTGCAGTCACCCATTGAGTATCAGAGACGGGAGAGCCAGACCAACAGCCTGGGGCGGCCAGGAGGTCCTGGGGTGGGGAGCCCTGGGAGAATTCGGCCTGGAGACCGGGCCCAGgtcagcacacacacacccatcaatggctctctcccctccctgctgctgTTGCCCAAAGGGGAGGCGGCCAGAGCCCCCCTGTCCCTGGACACACAG GCCCCCAGTGACATCCCCCAGGCTCTTCATGACTCCCTTCCAGTTCCGCCAATTCCAGACACCCCTCCCTGCCGAGCCACACTTGCCAAGCTGGATGAAGATGAGCTGTAA